AGCCAAAGGTTTTTTGCGGCAGAAAAATGGTACATTGGCTATACCTGGAGGCCGTCTTACGTAAGGTATAACGTATTCTAGAATATAGACTGAAACATATTAATCTAGTATAAGTACCTACAACGACTAAAGCAGAAACAATCTTGATGGAACAACTCGAAGGAAAAAAGCGGATTATCATAGAAAGTGTAAAGCCTGAAATCGATTGCGGCAGGCACCCGGCCAAACGCGTGGTGGGGGAGGAGTTTACCGTAACGGCAGATGTATTTGCCGACGGGCATGACGAGGTGAAAGCGCGGCTCCTGTACCGCCACACACGCAAAAGGAAATGGGAGGCAGTGCCGATGGAGTTTCTGGGCAATGATCGCTGGCAAGCCACGTTCACGCCTGAGTCGATGGGGCTGCACGAATACACCATTGAAGGGTGGGTGGATCACTTCTACACCTGGCAGAAAGGCCTGAAGAAGAAGTTTGAAGCCGGACAGGATATCACGGTAGAACTGCAGATCGGTGCGCAACTCATGGACCAGTCGGCGGAGCAAGCGAAGCCGGGGCAGCAAAAGCGCCTGCGCAAGTGGGCCGAGCAACTGCGCAACAGCCAGTCGCATGCGGCGGATGTGGCTTTTGCCACGGGCACCGAGGTGAGCGACCTGATGAACGCCTGCTGCGAGAAAGAGAATGTCACCACCTATGATAAAATCCTGAGGCTGGACGTAGAGCGGCAAAAAGCCTTGTTCAGCGCCTGGTACGAGTTCTTCCCACGCTCGGCCGCCCAGGAAGCCGGCCGCCACGGTACGTTTCAGGACTGTGTCCGCTTGCTGCCCCGCATCGCTGAAATGGGATTCGATACCATTTACCTGCCACCCATCCACCCAATCGGGTATGCTTACCGAAAGGGCAAGAACAACTCCGTAACAGCCGAGCCGGGCGAACCAGGTTCTCCATGGGCCATTGGCTCTGAGGTTGGAGGGCACGATGCCATACTTCCTGAGCTGGGGACTCTGGATGACTTTCGCCACCTGGTGCACCAGGCGCGGGAGCAGGGAATTGAGATCGCGCTGGATTTTGCCATCCAGTGCTCACAGGACCATCCCTACGTAAAAGACCACCCGCAGTGGTTTAAGTGGCGCCCCGACGGAACAGTACAGTATGCTGAGAATCCGCCTAAGAAATACCAGGATGTGCTGCCGGTAAACTTCGAGACAGAAGACTGGCAGAACCTTTGGCGCGAACTGCACCGGGTGCTGCTGCACTGGATAAACCAGGGCGTGTACGTGTTCCGGGTAGACAATCCGCACACCAAAGCCTTCGGTTTTTGGGAGTGGGTGATTGCCGAGATCCGCAGAGACTTTCCGCAGGTGATTTTCCTGGCAGAGGCCTTTACCCGCCCACGTGTGATGGAGCGCCTGGCCAAGATTGGCTTCACGCAATCGTACACCTATTACACCTGGCGCAACACGGCCGAGGAACTGGAGGAGTACATGACGCAGCTCACCAAAACGGACATGCGCGAGTACTTCCGCCCGAACTTCTGGCCGAACACGCCGGATATTTTACCGTACGCTTTACAGGAGGGCGGCGAGCCGGCACATATCACACGCCTGGTGATGGCGGCAACGCTCTCGTCCAACTACGGCCTGTACGGCCCCGTGTATGAGTTTGGCATTAATCAGCCAATGCCCGGCAAGGAGGAGTACTATGATTCCGAGAAGTATGAGGTGAAGCACTGGGATTGGGGCAGGCTCACCAAAATTCGTGAGGTGATCACGCTTATCAACCGCATCCGCAAAGTAAACCCGGCCCTGCAAACTACCTGGAACATCGCCTTCGGCAATGCGGATAACCCGGCCCTGGTTTGCTATGCCAAGTGGAGCAGCGACTACCGCAACAAGATTCTGGTGGTGGCCAACCTGGACCCGCACAACACACAGAGTGGCTGGGTACAGGTACCACTAAACGAGTTGAAAATTCCACAGGACCAGCAGTACCTGGTGCACGACCTGCTCACTGAGCGCAAGTATACCTGGACCGGCGAGTGGAATTATGTGGAGCTGCGGCCGCATGAAATGCCGGTGCACGTGTTCCGCGTGGAAGAAGCCTCGGCGGGCATGGGCCACGATAATTTAGACGATAACTGGTTACCAAACGACCATCAATCCAACCAATAAATAACCCTATTGACCACACATATGGCAGACGATAAATTCGAGTTTGACGATAACATACACTGGTACAAAGACGCCATCATCTACGAGCTGCACATCAAGGCTTTCAATGATGGAAATGGCGACGGCATCGGCGATTTCAAGGGCCTGATGCAAAAGCTGGATTACCTCGAGGATTTAGGTGTAACGGCCATCTGGCTGCTGCCCTTTTACCCTTCACCCCTGAAAGACGACGGCTACGACATTGCCGACTACCTGAGCATTAACCCATCTTATGGCGACATGCAGGACTTTAAGGCCTTTGTGCGGGCGGCGCACAAGCGCGGCCTGAAGGTGATCACGGAACTTGTTATCAACCACACCTCCGACCAGCACCCCTGGTTTCAGCGTGCCCGCACAGCCAAGCCAGGTTCTAAGTTCCGCGACTGGTATGTATGGACAGACGATCCGACTAAGTATAAGGATGTCCGCATCATCTTTACCGACACTGAGCAGAGCAACTGGAGCTGGGACCCCGTGGCCAAGCAGTACTACTGGCACCGCTTTTTCTCGCACCAGCCCGATTTGAACTACGACAATCCTGCTGTGCAGAAGGAAGTGTTTAAGGTGCTGGATTATTGGTTTGACTTGGGTGTGGATGGCTTCCGCCTGGATGCCGTGCCATACTTGTTTGAGCGCGAAGGCACCAACGGCGAGAACCTGCCCGAAACGCACGACTTTTTGAAGCAGCTGCGCGCCCACGTGGACAACAAGCATAAAGGCAAATTGCTGCTGGCCGAAGCTAACATGTGGCCTGAGGAATCCGCCTCATACTTTGGTGACGGCGACGAGTGCCACATGAACTACCACTTCCCGGTGATGCCGCGTTTGTTCATGTCGCTGAAGATGGAGGACCGTTACCCGATCATCGACATCTTTAACCAGACGCCTGCCATACCTGAGAGCTGCCAATGGGCTATGTTCCTGCGCAACCACGATGAGCTGACACTCGAAATGGTGACAGACGAGGAGCGGGACTACATGTATAAAGTGTACACGAAAGACCCACAGGCCCGCATTAACCTGGGCATCCGTCACCGCCTGGCCCCGCTGCTGGGCAACGACCGCGCCAAGATTGAGCTCATGAACGTGCTGCTCTTCTCGATGCGTGGTACGCCGGTGGTGTACTATGGTGATGAGATCGGCATGGGCGACAACTACTACCTTGGCGACCGCGATGGCGTGCGTACCCCGATGCAGTGGAACGACAACCGCAACGCCGGCTTCTCTGAGGCCAACCCGCAGAAACTATACTTGCCGGTCATCATCGACCCTGAGTACAAGTATGAATCGGTGAACGTGGACACGCAGAACCACAATGCCAACTCGCTGCTCTGGTGGATGCGCCGCATCATTAACATGCGCAAGCGCTACAAAGCCTTTGGCCGTGGCGAGATGAAGTTCCTGAACCCAAGCAACTCTAAAGTGCTGGCCTTTATCCGCGAGTATGAGGACGAGACGATATTGGTGATCGCCAACCTTTCGCGCTTCCCGGAAGCCGTAGAGCTGGACCTGCACGATTACAAGGGATCAATTCCGATGGAGGTGTTCAGCAAGAACAAATTCCCATCCATCAAAGACGAGCCCTACCTGTTCACCATCGGGGGGCACGGTTACTACTGGATGGAGCTTCGTCCGCAGGAGGTGCCAAAGGGCGCAGACGGCGATCAGTCGAAGCCAGCCATGAAGCTGCCAAGCCTGAAGCAGCAGCTGGACACCCGCACCCTGCGTGAGCTGGAAAGCAAAGTGCTGCCGCAGTACATCTGGCAGCGCCGCTGGTTTGGCGGAAAGGCCCGCACCATGCAGCGTATGCAGGTGGTGCGCAGCATGCCGTTACCACTAAGCAAAACCGGAGCCGCCCTACTGTTTGTGGAGGTAAGCTACAACGAAGGTCTGCCTGAGCTGTACCAGTTGCCGGTTGCCTTTGCCACGGGTGAGCAGGAGGAGGAGCTGCGCAGCGGCAGCCCAAATAGCGTGATCGCCCGCGTTTCCATCGATAGCAAAGAGGGTATTCTGTACGATGCGCTGTATGACGAGGAATTCCGCCAGATGCTGTTGCAACTGATGGTGAAGAAAAAGCGCCTACGCCAAGATGAGGCCGAGCTAGTAGGCCTAAGCGACAAGAACGTGGCATCAGCCCTGCGTAAAGCGGAGGGACCAGCCACTTCCAAAATACTCTCTGCCGAGCAAAGCAACACGTCGATTGTTTACGATGGCTCGCTGTTCATGAAAGTATACCGCAAACTCGACAGGGCCATCAACCCTGATGTAGAGGTGGTGCGCATGCTAACCGAGCAGGTTGGTTTTGAGAACACGCCGCGTTACCTGGGGTCGGTGGAGCAGCAGGAGCCAGGCAAGCAGCCGATGGTGCTGATGATGCTGCAGGAGCTCGTGCCGAATCAGGGTGATGCCTGGAGCTATATCGGCGACTCGTTGAAGCGCCTGTATGAGCGCATCCTGACGCAAACTGACCGGGTTAAAACCAAGGCCGCCGCGGGTTCCTTTGCCCATCCGCTTACCTTCTCGGAAATTCCTGAGGAGGTGCAGCTACAGATTGGCGGTGCCCACGTGGAGCGGGTAGAGCTGTTGGGGCAGCGCACGGCAGAAATGCACCTGGCGCTGGGCTCCATCACCAACGACAAGGAGTTTACGCCTGAGGAGTTCTCGCTGCACTACCAGCGCTCTGTCTACTCTTCGCTTACCTCGCTGGTGCGCAGTAACTTCGATAGCCTGCAGAAGCACCTGCCGAACCTGCCGGATAACGTGCGCGGGGAGGCAGAGGAAGTGCTGCAGATGCGCGGCGAGATTCTCGAAAGGCTGAAGATGATCTTCGCCCACAAGATTGACACGCAGAAAATCCGGACTCACGGCGATTACCACCTGGGTCAGGTGCTGTTTACCGGCAAGGACTTCTACATCATCGACTTTGAGGGCGAGCCGGCACGCTCTTTCAGTGAGCGCCGCCTGAAGCGCTCAGCCCTGCGCGATGTGGCCGGTATGATTCGCTCGTTCCACTATGCGGCCTACAATGGGCTGTTCCAGCAGGAGGGGCTGCGTCGTGAGGATGCTGAGTACCTGGAGAGTTGGGCGGAGCAGTGGTACCATTACGCCAGCGGCTTCTATATGCATGCGTACCTGGAAAAGACCAGGGGCACAGGCATCATACCGCCGAAAGAAGATGACTTCGAGACGCTCATCCATACTTTCCTGCTGGAGAAAGCAATTTATGAGCTGGGATACGAATTGAATAATCGTCCGGATTGGGTGCTCATCCCTATCAGAGGCATTAAGTACATCATGAAAAAGTATACAAATGGCTAAGAAGAAAGAAAGCACAACCACCGATATAAACGATATAGCGAAGAACGCAGCTGCTAACCCAACGAAGCCAAGAGCTACCCGCACCAAAAAGGAGCCAATGGCCGCAGAGGAGGCCAAGGCTGAAGCTACTGGTGAGACCCCTGCGAAGCGCACACGCCGGAAAGCAACGGATATACCCGCTGCCGAAGCAGGTTCCCCTGTGGTGGATGCGGGCGCTGGTGCAAAACCCGCCGCCAAGCGGGGCAGACCTAAGAAAACAGACGCTGGCACCGATGAACTCTCCATGCCCCTGGCATCGAGGGACGGTGTGCAGGAGTTGGCAAAGGTGAAGCCACGCGGCCGCAGCGGCGCTAAGAGTACAACGAAAGTAGTGGAGGAGCACCAGGATCTGGCGCCAGAGTTGCAGGACAGGCCGGTGTGGTATGCCACCCGCTTCTCTGATTTTGACATACACTTGTTTCGTGAGGGCAGGCATTACGCGCTCTACCTGAAACTGGGTTCGCACCCGATGGAGGTGAGCGGCCGCCAGGGTACTTACTTTGCCGTCTGGGCTCCCAATGCCGACCAGGTGTCGGTGATGGGAGAGTTCAACGGCTGGAGCCGCGACAACCACCAGCTGCATGTGCGCCTGGATGGCTCCGGCATCTGGGAGGGGTTTGTGCCTGGTGTGGATGCCGGCAGCATGTACAAGTACCACATCAAATCAAAGTATAACCTGTACCACGCTGAGAAAAGCGATCCCTTTGCTTTCCGCCGTGAAACGCCACCGCATACCGCCTCTGTCGTAAGCGACCTGAAGTATGAGTGGCAGGACCAGGCATGGATTGACAGGCGCAAGAACAAGGCGGGGCAGGCACAACCGATCAGTGTGTATGAACTGCACCTGGGCTCCTGGCGGCGCAAGCCAGAGGAGGACAACCGCCCACTCACGTACCGGGAACTGGCCGAGGAGTTGCCGGGCTACGTGAAGCACATGGGTTTTACGCACGTGGAGCTTATGCCCGTGATGCATCACCCGTTCAACGGCTCGTGGGGCTACCAGATTACCGGATACTTTGCCGCACACAGCCTTTTGGGCGATCCGGAAGACCTGATGTACCTGATCGACAAGCTGCACCAGCACGACATCGGGGTGATTATGGACTGGGTGCCTTCGCACTTTCCTTCTGATGAACATGGCCTTGCCTACTTTGACGGTACCCATCTGTTCGAGCACGCTGACCCGCGCAAGGGCTTCCACCCTGACTGGCAGAGTTATATCTTTAACTATGGCCGCAACGAAGTACGTTCGTTCCTCATCAGCAACGCGCTGTTCTGGCTGGACAAGTATCACGTGGACGGGCTGCGTGTGGATGCCGTGGCCTCGATGCTGTACCTGGACTATAGCCGCAAAGAAGGCGAGTGGATACCGAACGAGCATGGAGGGCGCGAGAATCTGGAGGCTATCTCCTTCCTGAAGGAGTTTAACCACGCGGTGCATGATAACTTCCCTGAGGTGCTCACCATTGCAGAGGAATCTACTGCCTGGCCAGCCGTAACGGGCCCTGTGGAGAACGGAGGCCTTGGCTTTAACATGAAGTGGATGATGGGCTGGATGCACGACACGCTGGACTACTTCTCGAAGGATCCGATCTACCGCCGCCACCACCAGGGAGAGATTACCTTCAGTATAATTTACGCCTTCTCAGAGCGCTTTATGCTGCCGCTCTCGCACGATGAAGTGGTGCACGGAAAGGGCTCCCTGATCAACAAAATGCCGGGCGACGAGTGGAACCGCTTTGCTAACCTGCGTGCCCTGTATGCCTACATGTATGCGCACCCGGGCACCAAGCTGATGTTTATGGGCGGCGATATAGCACAGGCAAGAGAGTGGAACCACGACAGCAGCCTGGATTGGCATCTGCTGGAGGACCGGTACCACCGCGGTGTGCAGGAAATTTTAGTGGAGCTGAACGCTATCTATAAGGCGGAACCGGCTATGTACCGGCACAGCTTTAGCCCCGAAGGCTTTGAGTGGGTTGATTACAACGATGCGCACAACTCAGTTCTCAGCTTCCTGCGCAAGGGAGACAGTCCAGACGATACGATGCTGGTAGTATGTAACTTCACTCCGGTGGTGCACGAGCACTATCGCCTGGGTGTACCACAGAGCGGCGATTGGGTGCAGGTATTTAACTCCGATGACAGCCGTTATGGCGGCAGTAACCAGCACAACGAAGGTGTTTTATCTTCTGTGCCCGAGCCATTCCATGGACAGCAGTACTCGATCACGCTTAAAATTCCGCCAATGGCCGTTGCTTATTTCAAGCTTCGCCCACAGTAAAGGATAAAGCTGCTCCCAGCGCAGCAGCAAGTATGATTCAAACAAAAGCCGCAGCAAGTATAAGCTATACTTGCTGCGGCTTTTTATGTGCTGAAACTAAGCTTGCAAAGGCAACTCTGGCGCAAGCGTCCGCTTGTGCTGACGTGCACGGATCAACCTACAGAGATCTAGTCAACTATACTTCTTTACTATTGTCATCTCGAACGCAGTGAGA
Above is a window of Pontibacter akesuensis DNA encoding:
- a CDS encoding alpha-1,4-glucan--maltose-1-phosphate maltosyltransferase, producing MEQLEGKKRIIIESVKPEIDCGRHPAKRVVGEEFTVTADVFADGHDEVKARLLYRHTRKRKWEAVPMEFLGNDRWQATFTPESMGLHEYTIEGWVDHFYTWQKGLKKKFEAGQDITVELQIGAQLMDQSAEQAKPGQQKRLRKWAEQLRNSQSHAADVAFATGTEVSDLMNACCEKENVTTYDKILRLDVERQKALFSAWYEFFPRSAAQEAGRHGTFQDCVRLLPRIAEMGFDTIYLPPIHPIGYAYRKGKNNSVTAEPGEPGSPWAIGSEVGGHDAILPELGTLDDFRHLVHQAREQGIEIALDFAIQCSQDHPYVKDHPQWFKWRPDGTVQYAENPPKKYQDVLPVNFETEDWQNLWRELHRVLLHWINQGVYVFRVDNPHTKAFGFWEWVIAEIRRDFPQVIFLAEAFTRPRVMERLAKIGFTQSYTYYTWRNTAEELEEYMTQLTKTDMREYFRPNFWPNTPDILPYALQEGGEPAHITRLVMAATLSSNYGLYGPVYEFGINQPMPGKEEYYDSEKYEVKHWDWGRLTKIREVITLINRIRKVNPALQTTWNIAFGNADNPALVCYAKWSSDYRNKILVVANLDPHNTQSGWVQVPLNELKIPQDQQYLVHDLLTERKYTWTGEWNYVELRPHEMPVHVFRVEEASAGMGHDNLDDNWLPNDHQSNQ
- the treS gene encoding maltose alpha-D-glucosyltransferase encodes the protein MADDKFEFDDNIHWYKDAIIYELHIKAFNDGNGDGIGDFKGLMQKLDYLEDLGVTAIWLLPFYPSPLKDDGYDIADYLSINPSYGDMQDFKAFVRAAHKRGLKVITELVINHTSDQHPWFQRARTAKPGSKFRDWYVWTDDPTKYKDVRIIFTDTEQSNWSWDPVAKQYYWHRFFSHQPDLNYDNPAVQKEVFKVLDYWFDLGVDGFRLDAVPYLFEREGTNGENLPETHDFLKQLRAHVDNKHKGKLLLAEANMWPEESASYFGDGDECHMNYHFPVMPRLFMSLKMEDRYPIIDIFNQTPAIPESCQWAMFLRNHDELTLEMVTDEERDYMYKVYTKDPQARINLGIRHRLAPLLGNDRAKIELMNVLLFSMRGTPVVYYGDEIGMGDNYYLGDRDGVRTPMQWNDNRNAGFSEANPQKLYLPVIIDPEYKYESVNVDTQNHNANSLLWWMRRIINMRKRYKAFGRGEMKFLNPSNSKVLAFIREYEDETILVIANLSRFPEAVELDLHDYKGSIPMEVFSKNKFPSIKDEPYLFTIGGHGYYWMELRPQEVPKGADGDQSKPAMKLPSLKQQLDTRTLRELESKVLPQYIWQRRWFGGKARTMQRMQVVRSMPLPLSKTGAALLFVEVSYNEGLPELYQLPVAFATGEQEEELRSGSPNSVIARVSIDSKEGILYDALYDEEFRQMLLQLMVKKKRLRQDEAELVGLSDKNVASALRKAEGPATSKILSAEQSNTSIVYDGSLFMKVYRKLDRAINPDVEVVRMLTEQVGFENTPRYLGSVEQQEPGKQPMVLMMLQELVPNQGDAWSYIGDSLKRLYERILTQTDRVKTKAAAGSFAHPLTFSEIPEEVQLQIGGAHVERVELLGQRTAEMHLALGSITNDKEFTPEEFSLHYQRSVYSSLTSLVRSNFDSLQKHLPNLPDNVRGEAEEVLQMRGEILERLKMIFAHKIDTQKIRTHGDYHLGQVLFTGKDFYIIDFEGEPARSFSERRLKRSALRDVAGMIRSFHYAAYNGLFQQEGLRREDAEYLESWAEQWYHYASGFYMHAYLEKTRGTGIIPPKEDDFETLIHTFLLEKAIYELGYELNNRPDWVLIPIRGIKYIMKKYTNG
- the glgB gene encoding 1,4-alpha-glucan branching protein GlgB, which produces MPLASRDGVQELAKVKPRGRSGAKSTTKVVEEHQDLAPELQDRPVWYATRFSDFDIHLFREGRHYALYLKLGSHPMEVSGRQGTYFAVWAPNADQVSVMGEFNGWSRDNHQLHVRLDGSGIWEGFVPGVDAGSMYKYHIKSKYNLYHAEKSDPFAFRRETPPHTASVVSDLKYEWQDQAWIDRRKNKAGQAQPISVYELHLGSWRRKPEEDNRPLTYRELAEELPGYVKHMGFTHVELMPVMHHPFNGSWGYQITGYFAAHSLLGDPEDLMYLIDKLHQHDIGVIMDWVPSHFPSDEHGLAYFDGTHLFEHADPRKGFHPDWQSYIFNYGRNEVRSFLISNALFWLDKYHVDGLRVDAVASMLYLDYSRKEGEWIPNEHGGRENLEAISFLKEFNHAVHDNFPEVLTIAEESTAWPAVTGPVENGGLGFNMKWMMGWMHDTLDYFSKDPIYRRHHQGEITFSIIYAFSERFMLPLSHDEVVHGKGSLINKMPGDEWNRFANLRALYAYMYAHPGTKLMFMGGDIAQAREWNHDSSLDWHLLEDRYHRGVQEILVELNAIYKAEPAMYRHSFSPEGFEWVDYNDAHNSVLSFLRKGDSPDDTMLVVCNFTPVVHEHYRLGVPQSGDWVQVFNSDDSRYGGSNQHNEGVLSSVPEPFHGQQYSITLKIPPMAVAYFKLRPQ